In Arthrobacter sp. PAMC25284, a single genomic region encodes these proteins:
- the rplN gene encoding 50S ribosomal protein L14 yields the protein MIQQESRLKIADNTGAKEILTIRVLGGSGRRYAGIGDVIVATVKDAIPGGNVKKGDVVKAVIVRTKKERRRADGSYIKFDENAAVILKADGDPRGTRIFGPVGRELRDKKFMKIVSLAPEVL from the coding sequence GTGATTCAGCAGGAGTCGCGACTCAAGATTGCCGACAACACGGGTGCTAAGGAAATCCTTACCATTCGCGTTCTCGGTGGGTCTGGCCGTCGCTACGCAGGCATTGGCGACGTTATCGTCGCTACCGTCAAGGACGCAATTCCGGGCGGCAACGTAAAGAAGGGCGACGTCGTCAAGGCTGTCATCGTCCGTACCAAGAAGGAACGCCGCCGTGCGGATGGTTCCTATATCAAGTTTGACGAGAACGCAGCTGTGATCCTGAAGGCTGACGGTGACCCCCGCGGTACCCGCATCTTCGGACCGGTTGGTCGTGAACTTCGCGATAAGAAGTTCATGAAGATCGTTTCTCTGGCTCCGGAGGTGCTTTAG
- the rplX gene encoding 50S ribosomal protein L24 has translation MAKIKKGDLVQVITGAKAERGGDKGKQGKVLRVFPETNRVLVEGINRVTKHTKVGQSQRGTKTGGIEVVEASIHISNVALVDPSTKKPTRVGFRTETVERDGVKREVRVRVAKSSGKDI, from the coding sequence ATGGCTAAGATCAAAAAGGGTGACCTCGTTCAGGTCATCACTGGCGCCAAGGCTGAGCGCGGCGGCGACAAGGGCAAGCAGGGCAAGGTTCTGCGCGTCTTCCCCGAGACCAACCGCGTGTTGGTCGAAGGCATCAACCGCGTAACCAAGCACACTAAGGTCGGTCAGTCGCAGCGCGGCACCAAGACCGGTGGCATCGAGGTCGTTGAGGCTTCGATCCACATCTCCAACGTGGCTCTGGTTGACCCCTCCACCAAGAAGCCCACCCGCGTCGGTTTCCGCACCGAGACCGTTGAGCGCGATGGCGTGAAGCGTGAAGTGCGTGTCCGCGTGGCCAAGAGCTCAGGGAAGGACATCTAA
- the rplE gene encoding 50S ribosomal protein L5, translating into MTETLETPASKIVPRLKTKYADSIKGSLVEEFQYQNVNQVPRLVKVVVNMGVGDAAKDSKLIDGAVRDLTLITGQKPQVTKARKSIAQFKLREGMPIGAHATLRGDRMWEFLDRLVTLALPRIRDFRGLSGKQFDGNGNYTFGLTEQVMFHEIDQDSIDRVRGMDITVVTTAKTDDEGRALLKALGFPFKTED; encoded by the coding sequence ATGACTGAGACTCTCGAGACTCCGGCAAGCAAGATCGTTCCTCGTCTGAAGACCAAGTACGCCGATTCCATCAAGGGCTCGCTCGTTGAGGAATTCCAGTACCAGAACGTCAACCAGGTTCCCCGTCTGGTCAAGGTCGTTGTGAACATGGGTGTTGGAGATGCCGCCAAGGACTCCAAGCTGATCGACGGCGCTGTCCGCGATCTGACCCTGATCACCGGCCAGAAGCCGCAGGTAACCAAGGCCCGCAAGTCGATCGCACAGTTCAAGCTGCGCGAAGGCATGCCGATCGGTGCACACGCAACTCTGCGTGGGGACCGCATGTGGGAATTCCTGGACCGTCTGGTCACGCTGGCTCTGCCGCGTATCCGCGACTTCCGGGGCCTCAGCGGCAAGCAGTTCGACGGCAACGGCAACTACACCTTCGGTCTTACCGAGCAGGTTATGTTCCACGAGATCGACCAGGATTCCATCGACCGCGTACGCGGCATGGACATCACCGTCGTGACCACTGCCAAGACCGACGACGAAGGCCGCGCGCTGCTTAAGGCGCTTGGCTTCCCGTTCAAGACCGAAGATTAA
- the rpsH gene encoding 30S ribosomal protein S8, producing the protein MTMTDPVADMLTRLRNANSAYHDSVSMPYSKLKARVADILKAEGYIASWKEEDAEVGKKLTLELKFGPNRERSIAGVRRISKPGLRVYAKSTNLPHVLGGLGVAILSTSSGLLTDKQAGKKGVGGEVLAYVW; encoded by the coding sequence ATGACAATGACAGATCCCGTCGCAGACATGCTTACGCGTCTGCGCAACGCAAACTCGGCATACCACGATTCCGTGTCTATGCCGTACAGCAAGCTCAAGGCACGCGTTGCCGACATCCTGAAGGCCGAAGGTTACATCGCCTCCTGGAAAGAAGAAGACGCTGAGGTTGGCAAGAAGCTGACCCTCGAGCTCAAGTTCGGTCCGAACCGCGAGCGTTCAATCGCTGGCGTTCGTCGTATTTCCAAGCCGGGACTGCGCGTTTACGCAAAGTCCACCAACCTGCCGCACGTGCTCGGTGGCCTGGGTGTCGCAATCCTGTCCACCTCTTCCGGCCTCTTGACTGACAAGCAGGCCGGCAAGAAGGGCGTGGGCGGCGAAGTCCTCGCTTACGTCTGGTAA